ATTAGTtaacatttttcatttttaaataccCCACCCAACTTTTGTACAAAGAAACCAAATAGACAGTTATAATCATTTTAGCACTCTGGGCCAGCTAAGATTAAGCCCAATTTTATATCTATATAAATACcaacttcaaaaccctaattcgcCTCCTTCTTTGTTACAATCCCAGGAGCAGCTCTTCAAACAGGTACGCAACACCACTACCGCTATTATCTTCTACTGTAATTTCCTCCATCGTTTGCGATGTTCATTTTCTTGTTTTCTCTATTGTGAAGTAAATCTAGTTTTCAGCGCACAATTTCAGCTCTGAATTTAGCTAATTCCTTTTGTTTGTGTTATTTTATAGGTAAGATGGCCGTTCCTCTGCTAACCAAGAAGATTATCAAGAAGCGTGTCAAGAGGTTCATCCGTCCTCAAAGTGACAGGAAAATATGTGTCAAGGTATGTgaacaaatattttgtatttttatgctTGTCAAATTATTGGATCTAtggttttagggtttagggttttcgTATTGTTAAATTGTTTAgggttttcatttttatttggtgttccgGTAATCGAAGTTGATTCTGGTGGTTATAAGTTTTGGTGTTGTTTCTATTGTGTTATGTAGCAAAGCTGGCGCAGACCCAAGGGTATTGATTCCCGTGTTAGGAGAAAGTTCAAGGGAGTGACATTGATGCCCAACATTGGTTACGGTTCAGACAAGAAGACCCGTCACTATCTTCCCAATGGATTCAA
The Vicia villosa cultivar HV-30 ecotype Madison, WI linkage group LG6, Vvil1.0, whole genome shotgun sequence genome window above contains:
- the LOC131611613 gene encoding large ribosomal subunit protein eL32z-like, with the translated sequence MAVPLLTKKIIKKRVKRFIRPQSDRKICVKQSWRRPKGIDSRVRRKFKGVTLMPNIGYGSDKKTRHYLPNGFKKFLVHNVKDLELLMMHNRTYCAEIAHNVSTRKRKDIVERAAQLDIVVTNKLARLRSQEDE